A genomic stretch from Bacillus sp. N1-1 includes:
- the pfkB gene encoding 1-phosphofructokinase — translation MIYTITLNPSVDYIVRLENLKTGLVNTVDEEMKIAGGKGVNVTKVLKRLGHESTALGFVGGFTGQFIEQSLKEEALHSNFIHVNGDTRINIKLKNGEETEINGLSPVITESDIEQLFTQLSQTVAGEVVVMAGSVPSSVDQAIYSRILQALPDGVQAIVDTKGKALKEVVRAKPFLVKPNHHELGDLFDVDITSVAEAVKYGKKVQEMGAKNVIVSLAGDGAVLITAEDVLFGNVPIGKVQNSVGAGDSVVAGFLSKYIETENLKEAFQSGIAAGSASAFSTGFCTAEEVQELRKQITVKPYDDMGGRGI, via the coding sequence ATGATCTATACAATTACGTTAAATCCATCAGTCGACTATATTGTACGACTGGAGAACCTTAAAACTGGACTCGTTAATACGGTAGACGAAGAGATGAAAATCGCAGGGGGAAAAGGTGTTAATGTGACGAAAGTTCTAAAACGCCTTGGACATGAATCCACAGCATTAGGGTTTGTTGGCGGATTTACGGGTCAGTTCATTGAACAATCGCTGAAAGAGGAAGCTCTTCATTCTAACTTTATTCATGTAAATGGTGATACGCGAATTAACATTAAGTTAAAAAATGGAGAAGAAACAGAAATTAATGGTTTATCTCCAGTAATAACAGAAAGTGATATTGAGCAATTATTTACTCAACTTTCACAAACTGTTGCAGGGGAAGTTGTTGTTATGGCAGGGAGCGTTCCTTCGAGTGTTGATCAAGCGATCTATTCTCGAATCCTCCAGGCACTCCCAGATGGCGTACAGGCGATTGTTGATACTAAAGGAAAAGCGTTAAAGGAAGTAGTAAGAGCAAAACCGTTTTTAGTAAAACCGAACCACCATGAACTAGGCGATTTATTTGATGTTGACATTACTTCAGTAGCGGAGGCGGTCAAATACGGTAAGAAAGTTCAAGAAATGGGCGCAAAGAACGTGATTGTTTCATTGGCAGGGGATGGAGCTGTATTGATTACAGCTGAAGATGTTCTGTTTGGTAATGTCCCAATCGGTAAAGTACAGAATTCAGTTGGAGCAGGGGATTCAGTAGTAGCTGGTTTTCTTAGTAAATACATCGAAACTGAAAACTTGAAAGAAGCATTCCAATCGGGGATCGCAGCAGGAAGCGCGAGCGCATTTTCAACTGGTTTCTGTACAGCAGAAGAAGTTCAAGAGTTAAGAAAACAAATTACGGTTAAGCCTTATGATGATATGGGAGGTCGGGGAATATGA
- the trmB gene encoding tRNA (guanosine(46)-N7)-methyltransferase TrmB: MRQRNKPWAEEMFADHPQFVPTTPSERKGSWKDVFQNNNPIHLEVGTGKGQFIIGMAKQNPDVNYIGLELSSSVMVSALEKLIVEDVPNVRLLNENAQDLQSLFEENEVSRIYLNFSDPWPKNRHEKRRLTYKTFLDLYRVVMSQKGEVHFKTDNQGLFEYSLHSFSAYGMTLNHVSLDLHQSGMEDNVMTEYEEKFSSKGSRIYRCEAKFRI, from the coding sequence ATGCGTCAACGCAATAAACCCTGGGCAGAAGAAATGTTTGCAGATCACCCACAATTCGTACCTACCACCCCTTCCGAAAGAAAAGGGAGCTGGAAAGACGTCTTTCAAAATAATAACCCCATTCATCTAGAAGTTGGAACGGGGAAAGGGCAATTTATTATTGGCATGGCGAAACAGAACCCTGATGTGAATTACATTGGGTTAGAATTATCGTCAAGTGTTATGGTGTCAGCTTTAGAAAAGTTAATCGTAGAAGATGTACCGAATGTCCGCTTGCTGAATGAAAACGCACAGGATCTTCAATCGCTTTTTGAAGAAAATGAAGTTAGCCGCATTTATTTGAATTTTTCAGATCCTTGGCCAAAAAATCGCCATGAAAAAAGAAGACTTACCTATAAAACGTTTCTGGATTTGTATCGTGTTGTGATGAGCCAGAAAGGCGAAGTTCATTTTAAGACAGATAATCAGGGCTTATTTGAATATTCCCTTCACAGTTTCTCTGCATACGGCATGACGTTAAATCATGTAAGCCTTGATTTGCATCAAAGTGGTATGGAAGATAATGTTATGACGGAGTATGAAGAAAAGTTTTCATCAAAAGGAAGCCGGATTTATCGGTGTGAAGCAAAATTCAGAATTTGA
- a CDS encoding phosphotransferase family protein gives MKLLDNILGEGWQVTPAGGATGEAYLAQYGDEKLFLKRNSSPFLAVLSAEGIVPKLLWTKRLENGDVITAQKWLPGRELKSHEMKQPRVAQMLYKIHRSSELRRMLNRLGKKPLSPDVIYQDLLQKFENHHRRDVEVIRALSYLAANKNDLENVEKVVCHCDVNHNNWMFSEEGNLYLIDWDGAVVADPALDIGMLLYWYLPKEEWEEWLTHYGLENTESLRHRMYWYVVAQTLLSIYWYDLKGLNGEVEFWKKDLENLNHYRLIDTDQ, from the coding sequence GTGAAATTGTTGGATAACATTTTAGGCGAAGGCTGGCAGGTTACGCCCGCTGGCGGAGCGACAGGCGAAGCATACTTAGCTCAATATGGAGACGAGAAATTATTCCTAAAACGGAACTCCTCGCCTTTTCTGGCTGTTTTGTCGGCGGAAGGAATTGTACCGAAACTTCTCTGGACCAAGCGACTTGAGAATGGAGACGTTATTACAGCCCAAAAGTGGTTGCCGGGGAGGGAACTGAAGTCCCATGAAATGAAGCAGCCGCGAGTGGCACAAATGCTTTATAAAATTCATCGTTCTTCAGAACTTCGAAGGATGCTTAATCGTCTCGGGAAAAAACCTCTTTCACCAGACGTCATTTATCAAGATTTATTACAAAAGTTTGAGAATCATCATCGCAGAGACGTTGAAGTGATTCGAGCCCTTTCTTACCTGGCTGCTAATAAAAATGATCTTGAGAACGTGGAAAAGGTTGTATGTCATTGTGATGTCAATCATAATAATTGGATGTTTAGTGAGGAAGGGAATCTATATTTGATTGATTGGGACGGAGCAGTTGTGGCAGATCCTGCGTTAGATATCGGAATGCTGCTATACTGGTACCTTCCAAAAGAGGAGTGGGAAGAATGGCTCACTCATTATGGATTGGAAAATACAGAAAGCCTGCGCCACCGCATGTACTGGTATGTGGTAGCGCAGACGCTCTTGTCCATCTATTGGTACGATCTCAAAGGATTAAACGGAGAAGTTGAATTCTGGAAAAAAGATCTGGAAAATTTAAACCACTATCGACTTATTGATACCGATCAATAG
- a CDS encoding MBL fold metallo-hydrolase, producing the protein MEQLQVGTLSITWLRGGVTHMDGGAMFGVVPKPLWSKKYPVNEINQIELRTDPLLLQWQGKKILIESGIGKGKLTEKQRRNYGVEEESEIHDSLEELSLSVEDIDIILMTHLHFDHASGLTERDGNGYKSTFPNAVIYASEVEWNEMREPNIRSKNTYWKENWEVIQHQVQTFKETYEVLPGLNLHHTGGHSDGHAIITLKEGDEYLIHMADLMPTHAHKNPLWVLAYDDYPMTSIYAKEKWISDALSQDAWFIFYHDAHYRALKWNDSFEITHEVKRNS; encoded by the coding sequence ATGGAACAGTTACAAGTAGGTACACTATCAATTACGTGGCTTAGAGGTGGGGTTACTCATATGGATGGTGGCGCGATGTTTGGAGTTGTACCAAAACCGCTCTGGAGCAAGAAATACCCTGTAAATGAGATAAACCAAATCGAGCTTCGAACGGATCCGCTGTTGCTTCAATGGCAAGGGAAGAAGATTTTAATTGAATCAGGGATTGGGAAAGGCAAGTTGACCGAGAAGCAAAGAAGGAACTATGGTGTTGAGGAAGAGTCTGAGATCCATGATTCTCTTGAAGAGCTATCGTTATCAGTGGAGGATATTGACATAATCCTTATGACTCATCTGCATTTTGATCATGCAAGTGGCTTAACTGAACGGGATGGAAATGGCTATAAGTCCACTTTTCCAAATGCCGTTATTTATGCCTCAGAAGTAGAATGGAACGAAATGAGAGAACCTAACATTCGTTCAAAAAATACATATTGGAAAGAGAACTGGGAAGTGATTCAACATCAGGTCCAAACATTTAAAGAAACCTATGAAGTGCTTCCTGGTTTAAATTTGCATCATACTGGTGGGCATAGTGATGGTCATGCGATTATCACGCTGAAAGAAGGGGACGAGTATCTCATCCACATGGCAGACCTCATGCCAACTCACGCTCATAAAAACCCTCTTTGGGTTCTTGCATATGATGATTATCCAATGACCTCCATTTATGCGAAAGAAAAGTGGATTTCTGATGCTTTATCTCAAGACGCCTGGTTTATTTTTTATCACGATGCTCATTACCGTGCTCTTAAATGGAACGATTCTTTTGAAATAACGCATGAAGTAAAACGGAATAGCTGA
- a CDS encoding DeoR/GlpR family DNA-binding transcription regulator, producing the protein MLNAERHFIILQVLKEKETATVHELSEATGASVSTIRRDLVQLEEENQLKRIHGGASLFRSKGTEPSLGEKSTQNMSEKERIASYAAELVKDGDCIFLDAGTTTQKMAPFLQHKQVIVVTNGYQVIESLLAEGITTYVIGGKFKSRTGAMIGAKALESIETYRFDKCFIGINGIHESLGYTTADPDEAIIKRAAIKLSRDAYILADYSKIGEAAFSKVADIEACTIITNEHPETNYDQVSKHTTVEVVKI; encoded by the coding sequence TTGTTAAATGCTGAACGTCATTTCATCATTTTACAAGTTCTTAAAGAAAAGGAAACAGCAACTGTTCATGAGTTAAGTGAAGCAACCGGGGCATCTGTTTCCACCATTCGTCGTGATCTTGTGCAACTCGAAGAAGAAAATCAGTTAAAACGAATTCATGGGGGAGCATCACTTTTTCGTTCAAAGGGAACTGAACCATCACTTGGTGAAAAATCCACGCAGAACATGTCAGAAAAAGAGAGAATTGCATCTTATGCAGCTGAATTGGTTAAAGACGGTGACTGCATTTTTCTTGATGCAGGGACAACCACTCAGAAGATGGCTCCGTTCTTACAACATAAACAAGTCATTGTTGTGACAAATGGCTACCAGGTCATTGAAAGCCTTCTAGCAGAAGGTATAACAACTTATGTTATTGGTGGAAAGTTTAAATCAAGAACAGGTGCGATGATAGGAGCTAAGGCACTTGAAAGCATTGAAACATATCGTTTCGATAAGTGTTTTATCGGGATCAATGGTATTCATGAATCGTTAGGCTATACAACGGCAGATCCGGATGAAGCCATCATTAAACGAGCAGCGATTAAACTTTCACGCGATGCCTATATTCTAGCTGATTATTCGAAAATTGGTGAAGCAGCTTTTAGTAAAGTCGCAGATATTGAAGCGTGTACGATTATTACAAATGAGCATCCTGAAACAAATTATGATCAGGTGAGCAAACATACAACAGTAGAAGTGGTGAAGATATGA
- a CDS encoding PTS fructose transporter subunit IIABC, which translates to MRITELLTKETMILNLEADSKDRVINELSEKLEKAGKLQDLNAFKKAIHAREKESTTGIGEGIAIPHAKTAAVKSPAIVFGRSNAGIDYQSLDGQPAHLFFMIAATEGANQTHLEALSRLSSFLMDNEFRKGLLEARTEEEVLQAFDQKEEENADEDEVEETTEVTGKILAVTACPTGIAHTYMAADALKAKASEMGYSVKVETNGSGGVKNRLTDEEIEKAPGIIVAADTKVEMDRFKGKKVIEVPVAEAIRKPADLLKQAANGDAPVYKASGSYEDQISEKKNERKGKQSAFYKHLMNGVSNMLPLVVGGGILIALSFIFGINAADPDDPSYNAFAAALSTIGGGNAFALMIPVLAGFIAMSIADRPGLAPGLVGGLMASTNGAGFLGGLIAGFLAGYAVLLLKKLFSGLPQSLEGLKPVLLYPLFGIFITGIIMMYVVIEPVGALNTGLENWLSGMGTTNKLLLGLILGGMMAVDMGGPINKAAFTFGIAMIDAGNLTYHAAIMAGGMTPPLGLALATTLFKNRFNKTEREAGKVAYVMGASFITEGAIPFAAADPGRVIPSIIVGSSVAGALTMLFNIALPAPHGGAFVLWSVNNISLTHILLYILAIVIGTIITALMVGILKKSKPQVQA; encoded by the coding sequence ATGAGAATCACAGAATTATTAACAAAAGAGACAATGATTCTGAACCTTGAAGCGGATTCGAAAGATCGTGTTATTAATGAGCTGTCTGAAAAACTAGAGAAAGCAGGCAAATTGCAGGACCTTAACGCGTTTAAAAAAGCGATTCATGCGCGTGAGAAAGAGAGTACGACTGGGATTGGAGAAGGAATAGCCATTCCTCATGCCAAAACAGCTGCCGTAAAGTCGCCTGCAATTGTGTTTGGACGTTCTAATGCGGGTATCGATTATCAGTCTCTTGACGGTCAGCCGGCGCACTTGTTCTTTATGATTGCTGCTACTGAAGGAGCGAATCAAACGCATTTAGAAGCACTATCAAGACTATCTTCATTTTTAATGGATAACGAATTCCGTAAAGGACTTCTTGAAGCAAGAACGGAAGAAGAGGTTTTGCAAGCATTTGATCAGAAAGAAGAAGAAAATGCTGATGAAGATGAAGTAGAAGAAACAACTGAAGTTACTGGAAAAATATTAGCTGTTACAGCATGCCCTACTGGAATTGCACACACTTATATGGCTGCGGATGCACTGAAAGCGAAAGCATCTGAAATGGGCTATAGTGTCAAGGTTGAAACAAATGGATCAGGGGGCGTGAAAAATCGTCTAACTGATGAAGAGATTGAAAAGGCACCAGGTATTATTGTTGCAGCAGATACAAAAGTAGAAATGGATCGGTTCAAAGGGAAGAAAGTAATTGAAGTTCCTGTTGCGGAGGCAATTCGGAAGCCTGCAGACTTATTAAAGCAGGCAGCAAATGGCGATGCGCCAGTCTATAAAGCATCTGGATCATACGAAGATCAAATCAGTGAGAAGAAAAACGAAAGAAAAGGAAAGCAATCAGCTTTCTACAAGCACTTGATGAACGGTGTTTCGAATATGCTTCCGCTCGTAGTTGGTGGCGGTATTCTGATAGCCCTTTCATTTATCTTTGGCATTAATGCTGCCGATCCAGATGATCCAAGTTACAATGCATTTGCAGCAGCACTTAGCACAATTGGCGGTGGAAATGCCTTTGCTCTTATGATTCCAGTCCTTGCAGGGTTTATCGCAATGAGTATTGCCGATCGTCCTGGTCTTGCTCCAGGTCTTGTTGGTGGCTTAATGGCTTCTACGAACGGTGCAGGTTTTCTAGGTGGACTTATTGCAGGTTTCCTTGCTGGTTACGCTGTTCTTCTTTTGAAAAAGCTTTTCTCTGGACTCCCACAGTCCCTAGAGGGGTTAAAGCCGGTTCTTCTATATCCTTTGTTTGGTATCTTTATCACAGGAATCATTATGATGTATGTCGTGATTGAACCTGTAGGGGCTTTAAACACTGGGCTAGAAAATTGGTTGAGCGGAATGGGTACGACAAACAAACTTCTACTAGGCTTAATTCTTGGTGGTATGATGGCGGTTGATATGGGTGGTCCAATTAATAAGGCAGCCTTTACATTCGGTATTGCGATGATTGATGCAGGTAATCTAACGTATCATGCAGCAATCATGGCGGGCGGTATGACGCCACCACTTGGGCTTGCTCTTGCAACAACGCTATTTAAAAATCGCTTCAACAAAACTGAGCGTGAAGCAGGCAAAGTAGCTTATGTGATGGGGGCTTCTTTCATCACGGAAGGCGCAATTCCATTTGCAGCAGCAGATCCGGGACGAGTGATTCCTTCCATTATTGTTGGATCATCTGTAGCAGGCGCATTAACAATGTTGTTTAATATAGCTTTACCAGCACCGCACGGCGGAGCATTTGTTCTCTGGTCTGTAAACAATATCTCGTTAACACACATTCTTCTCTATATCCTTGCTATCGTCATTGGTACAATTATCACAGCTTTGATGGTTGGTATACTAAAAAAATCAAAGCCACAAGTACAAGCATAA
- a CDS encoding YtzH-like family protein, whose protein sequence is MPLSHRDQLFILADILKNHHIDCTGTSSECEQVQRLATALQQNEGVAPEIKQVLGQIQQYSATGATESNLLNHIETHQPHLSQWVDTIDRYQ, encoded by the coding sequence ATGCCACTCTCACATCGAGATCAGCTTTTTATTCTGGCTGACATTCTTAAGAACCATCATATCGATTGCACAGGAACATCTTCAGAATGTGAGCAAGTTCAGCGTTTGGCAACAGCTTTACAGCAAAACGAAGGTGTTGCGCCAGAGATTAAGCAGGTACTTGGTCAAATTCAACAATATAGCGCTACTGGAGCAACAGAATCCAATTTATTAAACCATATAGAAACCCACCAGCCTCATCTTAGCCAGTGGGTTGATACTATTGATCGGTATCAATAA